GAAATCCATGTCCTGACAGAGAGAGACAAAAGTGCTTTCCAGTTCAATTACCTGCTCTCCATTAATAACCCTTACCATACTCTGCCCGGAGTCAGGATTTAAAAAAGTTAAAAACTCAACCTCCTCTCCTCCGCATAATGCTACTTTCGCGCTGGATTCCCCACTATTGGAAGCCTGTAACAGGGCTGTATATATATTGTCAAGATTATATCCATATAAGTTCTTATATTGCTGCTTTGAAGGTATATAGTTGATAACTTCAGCTATTTTACAGGCGCACATCTCCATGAAAAATTCTGGAGGCTTATAATTATTACTGACATCATATATCCCGGGTGCGCTCTCAAATTCCCTGCTTAACCTTATCAGAATATCTTTAAAATTCCCTTTAATCACCTCTACATGCTTACCCTCTGATATCCGGACGTATGACTCGTTGTCATCTTTATTGACAACCTGTTCTAATTTTAAAACTCGTTTATCCGCAAGCGTCACCCTGACAACCTGCTCTTCTGTCACAAGCGTTCTTGCGAGACTATGATAGATATTCTCTGCATTAGCACGATATTCTTCCATTTTAGGAAGGACGTTGTGATAATGTTCAATTAATCGAATAATCCCGTATCCAATTCCTAGCGTCAGCGCCCCCACAATACCTTTCGCAAGTTTAGTTCCCAGCTTGTTTTCATAATTACCTGCTGCATGGTAAAGCTTTGACTCGGCGGCAAAAACTCTGGCGTAGGTGCTTGCTGACGTAATTGGCATCGCTTTTCTCCAGTTCTAATTATCTCCCGGTATTACAAGTTATGGCTGATGATCAAGATAAACATTCAAATAATGTCCACATCCTGAACGCTGTATGTTGACAGGGTATCCGCAAGGAAGAGACAGAGATGAACTCACCCATTAACAGGTGACTACCACCGCCTGCTATTATGCCAGTCAGGCTGAAAGGTTATGCTTACCCTTCACTGACATCATCTTATCGTTACCCGGTTCAGTATTACCTGTCACCATGGCTGAAGCATTGTGATTAGGGAGAAGACCATAACAGTAGAAAAACTGTTATGGGAAAATAGAACGGTTCTGTTTCTGCAACCCGGTCGTGCCGCGGCCTAGAATGCGCTGGATCAATTTTTTATGCGGAGTCAGACATGTTTGGTCTTGATGCATTTCATCTGGCGAGGATCCAGTTTGCGTTTACGGTTTCCTTCCACATTATTTTTCCTGCCATTACCATCGGCCTCGCCAGCTATCTGGCGGTCCTTGAGGGGCTTTGGTTAAAAACAAAGAATCCGGTCTGGCGCTCGTTGTACCATTTCTGGTCAAAAATTTTCGCCGTTAACTTTGGCATGGGTGTTGTTTCCGGACTGGTCATGGCCTATCAGTTCGGTACTAACTGGAGCGGTTTCTCTGAATTTGCCGGCAGTATCACGGGTCCCCTGCTTACCTATGAAGTGTTGACCGCCTTTTTCCTTGAAGCAGGCTTCCTCGGCGTGATGTTATTTGGCTGGAACCGCGTCGGTCCCGGACTGCACTTTTTCTCTACCTGTATGGTTGCGCTCGGCACGCTCATGTCTACCTTCTGGATACTGGCGTCAAATAGCTGGATGCAGACACCACAAGGCTATGAAATCGTCAACGGCCAGGTCGTACCGGTAGATTGGTTTGCCGTTATTTTCAACCCATCATTCCCTTATCGCCTGCTACATATGACGGTGGCAGCCTTTCTCAGTAGCGCCCTGTTTGTCGGCGCTTCCGCGGCCTGGCACCTTTTACGCGGCGCTCATACTCCCGCCATCCGCGCGATGTTTTCAATGGCGCTGTGGATGACATTGCTGGTCGCCCCCCTGCAGGCTGTGATCGGCGATATGCATGGTTTAAATACACTCAAGCATCAACCGGCAAAAATCGCCGCCATTGAAGGTCATTGGGAAAATTTCCCCGGTGAGCCAACGCCACTTTTTCTTTTTGGCTGGCCAGATATGGAACAGGAACGAACCCGGTATGGGCTGGCGATCCCCGCGCTGGGTAGCCTTATTCTGACGCATAGTCTGGATAAACAGGTGCCTGCGCTAAAAGAATTCCCGAAAGAAGATCGCCCTAATTCCGCAATGGTGTTCTGGTCGTTTCGCATTATGGCGGGGCTGGGAATGTTAATGATACTTCTTGGCGTTTGTGCCCTGTGGCTGCGTCACAAACAGCGACTTTATACTTCACGTCCGTTTCTGCGCTTTGCGTTATGGATGGGGCCCTCCGGATTAATCGCTATTCTCGCGGGCTGGGTCACGACTGAGGTGGGACGTCAACCGTGGGTGGTTTATGGCCTGCAGCGCACGCAGGATGCCGTATCCGCACATGGCGATCTGCATATGAGCATCAGCTTATTGACCTTTTTTGTGGTTTACAGCGCCGTCTTTGGCGTCGGATACAGTTACATGATCCGTCTGATCCGAAAAGGCCCGCAAGAAAATGACGATGCTATTCCGGCGACGGGTACACCAGCACGACCACTTTCGGCTGCGGTTCTTGATGCGCCACATGAGGGAGAACGCTAATGGGTATGGATTTATCAGTTATCTGGTTTGTTATCATTGTTTTCGCAACGCTTATGTACATCGTGATGGATGGTTTTGACCTGGGAATCGGTATTTTGTTTCCAGCCGTTCAAAACGCTGACGATCGCGATGTGATGGTGAATAGCGTAGCGCCAGTCTGGGACGGGAATGAAACCTGGCTGGTGTTAGGCGGCGCAGGATTGTTTGGCGCTTTTCCGCTGGCTTACGCGGTGATTATCGATGCGCTGACAATTCCGCTAACACTGATGCTTATCGGACTTATTTTCCGCGGCGTGGCGTTTGAATTCCGTTTTAAGGCCACGCCAGCACACCGCCCATTCTGGGACAAAGCCTTTTCAGGTGGTTCATTTCTCGCGACGTTTACTCAGGGAATCGTCGTGGGTGCGGTGATTAATGGTTTTACCGTGACCGGGCGAGCCTATAGCGGCGGACCGTTCGACTGGCTCACGCCTTTCACCCTGTTTTGCGGCCTGGGTTTGGTCGTGGCTTATGCGTTGCTGGGCGCGACATGGCTGGTGATGAAAAGTGAAAATCCGTTACAGGACGAAATGCGCAGTATTGCGAAAAAGTTACTGATCGCTCTGCTGTTGACTATCGTAATCATCAGCCTGTGGACGCCGATTGCACACCACGCCATCGCTGAGCGTTGGTTTACCCTGCCGAATCTGTGGTTTTTGATGCCGGTTCCACTGTTCGTCGCTCTGTTCAGTTCAGGGTTGTGGCGTTCCCTTAACCAACAGCACCACCATGCGCTGCCATTTATATTGACCTTAGGCCTGACTTTTTTAGGCTTTAGTGGATTGGGTATCAGTATCTGGCCGCATATTATTCCGCCGTCTATTACCCTGTGGCAGGCCGCAGCACCTGCGCAAAGCCAGGGATTCATGCTGGTGGGCGCCTTGCTGATAATCCCCATCATTTTGGTTTACACCTTCTGGAGCTATTACGTTTTCCGTGGAAAAGTGCAACACGGCGAGGGCTATCACTGATGCGCCACGAAATCTGGAAACGTTTACTGTGGATGGTTATCCTGTGGGGAGGCAGCGTTCTGGCGCTAACGGTGGTAGGAATGTTTTTCCGCCTGCTAATGACGGCCGCCGGTTTTAAATCTTGATCTTATCGCCGGGTAGCATAATCGTTTACCCGGCTACGCTTTCCCACACAACTCACCGCACTTATTGACAATCTATTTTCGCTAATTTGAAGTGTTAAATAATAACTCAAAAAAATGATTGGCATCATAACCTTACTACGTAACTGGAAGGTGGCATGATGTTTACAAAAGCGTTATCAGTAGTCTTACTTACCTGCGCGTTGTTCTCAGGTCAGTTACTGGCGAAACAGCAAGGCCATGAGTGTGTATGGTTTGCAACGGGAGGGCATCAGCTCAGACATGAAGCCGACAGCGACGAGCTACGGGCGGCGGCGGAAGAATCAGCGGAAGGCTTGCGCGAGCACCATAACTGGCAGAAATCGCGCAAACCAGATAGCCATTTCCGTTAACTAAACCTCTCTGCGCTTCGGCAGCGTTTTCATCAGCGCTTCAGGGCTGACTGAAGCGACAATGCTGCCGGGCTGCGGCATTTTCAAGATATGGTTTTTAATTTTGCCAATCACATGCATTTCACAAGGCCGGCAGTCAAATTTTAGCGTCAGCACCTCATCACCATGCACCAACTGCATCGGCGTTGCTTTCCAGCTCTTAATATTTCCTTTCGCCTGTTTTGGACAGAGATTGAACGCAAAACGCAGACAATGTTTGGTGATCATAACCGGGACATCGCCCTTTTCCTGATGAGCCTCATAAGCCGCATCAATAAGTTGTACACCATAACGGTGATAAAATTCCCGCGCTTTGTGGTTGTACACATTAGCAAGAAAGCTGAGATGCGTTTGTGGATAGACGGGCGCAGGCTGCGCTACGGGTTTCCGGCGGCCTCGTTGATAATGGGCCAGACGCGCTGTATCCAGCATGTCTGTCGCCTCCCGGCGAAACTGATTGAGCAGGCTGTTCGGCACGAATAATGCCATTGGCAATGCCACCTGTACATCGCGAGCGTAGTAGAGCGTTTGCCCCAGCTTCGCCAGACTATCTTTGAGGTTATCTGACGCTTTTTCAGGGTTATTGGCCTTTGCAAACGGCCCATCAAGCGTGTGCGTGACGGACACGCCGTCTTCACTGGTTAACGTCAGAATAAGCTGTTCCTGCCAGCCGCCCAACGTGATATCTACCGCCACACGACGCTCACTGGAGGGTTTTGTCAGCGCTTGCTGCCAGTGATGGTCCAGGTTGCGATTCAGCGGATGATGCGGCCGGACTTTATGCAGGTCGGCGGGCATTTCATTTGGCCAAACGCGGTAACGGTGATGGCCCATTTTTTCGACCGTATTGGCGCGGAACCCTACCACTTCACGCTTAATCAACACATTCAGGCCATCGCCATTGGCTAACGGCTCCGTGGCTGCCACATCAAGATAGTCCTTCGCGACATTAAGGACCTCGCCTACCGGCAACCCGATAAATTTCGGCGAGTCGAATGCGCCAATATCGCCTTTACGCGCGTTAACAAAATAGTCAGTGCTGCCGCGATGGAAGGTTTTCTCCGTGGAGGGGATAAAAAAGTGTTCGGTCCGGCCAGCCGACGCACGCGCCAGATCGTCGCGCTGCTCAATAATCGCGTCCAGCATCTGGCGATAATGCGCGGTGATATTTTTGACATAGCTCATGTCTTTATAACGACCTTCAATCTTGAAGGAACGTACACCAGCGTCGATCAGCGCGCTGAGGTTTGCGGTCTGATCATTATCTTTCATCGACAGCAGATGTTTTTCGTAAGACACCACCCGCCCCTGATCGTCTTTCAACGTATACGGTAAGCGGCAGGCTTGTGAACAGTCGCCCCGATTAGCACTGCGCCCGGTTTGTGCATGAGAAATATAACACTGTCCGGAATAAGCGACACACAGAGCGCCATGAATAAAGAACTCAATCGTGGCGTCGGTAGCCTGATGAATAGCCGCTATCTGGCTTAAGTTAAGTTCGCGCGCCAGTACGATCTGTGAAAAGCCGACATCAGCAAGGAACTTCGCTTTTTCCACGCTGCGAATATCGCACTGGGTGCTGGCGTGCAGCTCAATCGGTGGGATATCCAGTTCCAGAATCCCCATATCCTGTACAATCAGCGCATCCACGCCAGTTTCGTATAAATCCGTAATTAACCGTTGCGCGGGCTCCAGTTCATCATCATGCAAAATCGTATTGAGCGTGACAAAAATCTTAGCGCCGTAACGATGGGCAAACGGCACCAGGTCGGCGATATCGCGCAGACTGTTACTGGCATTATGACGTGCGCCAAAACCCGGCCCGCCAATGTAGACGGCATCCGCGCCATGCAAAATCGCTTCGCGGGCGATCGCCGCGTCACGGGCCGGACTTAATAGTTCGAGATGATGAGGTTGCTGGCGCATACAGTCTTTCTTATCCAATAGCAGCAAAATAGCGGCTATTGTAGTCAGAAGCGCAAACTAACGAAATAGTTTTCCCGCCTAATCGCGTGGGTAATGGATTAGCGAGTGAAAATGAACCGTCTGATCACTGCTGTTACGGTAAGTATGCGCCTCATCGCCGGCAAAACGCAGACCTTTACCTGTGTCTATTGTTTGCCATGCCCCCCCAGTACACATGTCCAGCCGCCCCTGAATCACGACCACATGTTCGATAACGCCGGATTTATGTGGCGTCGATTCGCTGACTGCGCCTGGCGCCAGCAATATAGAAAAATGGTCGAAACAGAGTTCAGGGTCCCAGGGAAATAGCGGCGTTATCACCATCGCTTGTTGTTGAGGATCGAATGCCGGTGGAAACTCAGCCTGCGGAGGCGAGATAAATATTGAAAATGGAACATTCATGCCAGTCGCGATTTTCCACAGCGTAGCGACCGTCGGGCTGGATTCATTACGTTCGATCTGGCCCAACATGGCTTTTGATACGCCGCAGACATCTGCCAGACGCGATAAACTCCAGCCTCGCTGTTGGCGTAACGCTCTTAACGTGGTTGCCAGATAGTGTGTCAGGTTATCCATTTTTCTCCTCCTGTAAAACACGAGCGTATCACTTGTGCGCTATAACGCACAATGCTACATTGATTGACCGTTATAACGCACAAGAGGCAATTATGCGTCTGGTCTCACTGCCATTACCTACTTTACTATCGGGTCTGGTCGCCGTTCTGGTCGGCTATGCAAGCTCTGCTGCCCTTATCTGGCAGGCGGCGCTTGCCACTGGCGCAACTGCCGAAGAGATCGCAGGCTGGATGACTGCCCTTGGTATAGCGATGGGAATAAGCACACTGGTATTAACTTTATGGTATCGTGCACCGGTTTTAACCGCCTGGTCGACACCTGGCGCCGCTTTGTTGGTGACCGGACTTCAGGGAGTATCGTTGCCAGACGCCGTGGGTATATTCATTGTCGCTAATGCGCTTATTGTACTGTGCGGCGTCACCGGCCTGTTTGCGCGTCTGATGCGCATAATCCCCCACTCTCTCGCCGCCGCGATGCTGGCTGGCATACTGCTACGTTTCGGGCTGCAGGCCTTCGGGACACTTAACGAAGAGTTTTTGATAAGCGGCAGTATGTTATTGGCATGGCTACTCTTTAAAGTATCTGCTCCCCGATATGCCGTGATTGCCGCCATGCTGGCAGGAATACTGACGGCGTTTATTCAGGGAAAATTAACTGTGAGCGGCGTTCATTTCGCCCCTGCGCTGCCTGTCTTTGTGGCTCCCCATTTTTCACTTGCTCACAGTCTGAGTGTCGCAGTACCGCTCTTCCTGGTCACGATGGCGTCACAAAATGCCCCTGGCGTCGCTACCATGAAAGCGTCAGGCTATCAGCTTCCTGTTTCCCCGTTAATCGTTTTTACCGGCGTGATGGCGTTGCTGCTTTCACCATTTGGTGTCTATTCCATCTGCATTGCCGCCATTACCGCTGCCATTTGCCAGAGTCCGGACGCGCATCCTGATCCAAAGTGTCGCTGGTTAGCCGCTGCCGCAGCAGGTGTATTTTATTTACTCGCCGGATGGCTTGGCGGTTCGATAACCAGTCTGATGGCTGCCCTGCCGGTTAGCTGGGTACAAATGCTTGCGGGCCTGGCTTTATTAAATACCATTAGCGGTAGTTTGTATCAGGCGCTGACCAACGAAAAAGAGCGCGACGCGGCAATTATCGCGTTTCTCGTCACCGCAAGCGGGCTAACGTTGACAGGTATCGGATCGGCATTCTGGGGGGTGATCGCCGGTGGGATCGGCTACGTAATATTAACGAGATGTCGTCGCCTGTTATTGCCTGGTTAAAAGGAGTGTGCGCCATCTTTTGATGGCGCAACAATATTATTTTTTGTTAACGTCAAACATTGAAGTATCTGTTGCCATGTCATCCACAACCTGTTTCAACGTGTCAAATGCCATCGGCGTGTTCGCGTTGCTCAGGTCCTGTCCTTCGCCCTGGCGCACCACTTTGACGACCGGCTTGTTGGTAGCGGCATCAATCAACTCACCCTCAAAATAGAGGTGGGTATCCATTGTCCGGTGACCCGTCGCCATTTGCGTGCCCGCCACAATCAGCGCCACAGGAATCACTTCATAGAACTGCAATCCCTCTTTGCTGGTATCAACGCCTGTAATTGCGCCACGGAAAATTAAACTGCGCGGCCCAGGTTTCGTCACCAATGGTTTGCGCTGTTCAATCGCCGATTTCACTTTGGTATTAGTATAAGCCAGCAGTTTATCAAGCACCTGCTGCCCTACCTGGGTCGTTGGTTTAGGCACCGGATAATACGTTATCGGATTATAAACAATGCTGTCATAGTGAGAATCATTGAAATTTGGATCAACCCAACGCAATACAGGTTTCCCCGTGGCGGAGGTGGTTTCCTTCAGATCCGAGTAGTTTTTTAAAAATCCAGAATATTTATCCGGCTGTGTGATTTTGGATGCACACCCGGATAACGCCAGCAAGCCAGTAAGCACTGCAACTTTAAATAAAGTATGAGTACGCATGAAACGATCCCTTTAGTCTTCGCAATGATGCAAAAAAAAATCATAGCAAAACGAAATCATTTTGGATGCACTAAAAATGGTAGCGACAGCACAATTTGCGTGCGGCGTTCGCCAGAAAAAATGCCGAACGCCGAAAGACTTACCTCGATTATCCTGGTCAGACAGGTTTCCGCGCCAGCATGGTGGCAAAACGCAGTTTGATACGGTTGCCGTTTTCATCTGTGCGGTGAAGTTCGCCGACATCTTCGTTATATTTCAGCATGTCCCACCCCTCGTAATAGCGGCGTAATTCGCCTTCTTTAAAGGCAAACGGGAATCCCACTGTACAGGGAAAATCTTCGGTATCCATAGCCGCGACGATTAAATTGTAACCGCCGGGTTTTGTACAGCGTTGCATATTGGCGAGTAAACCGGGGATGGTCTGCGCCTCAAGAAACATCATGACCACTGTCGAGAGAATAAAATCGTATTCGCCATCAAACGACAGAGTATTCAGATCGACGATGCTGGTTTGCAGATTATCCAGCCCCTCTGTCGCTTTAATACGCTCAAGATTAGCCATACTGACAGGATTTTTATCCCACGCGGTAACGTCATAACCGTTCGCGGCCAGATACAGACTATTGCGACCATTGCCACACCCTAAATCCAGCGTCCGGCCCGGCGCGACGACCTTCGCTGCAGCCAGTACCTCGGAATGCGTGCGGGTTAAACCGTATTTTTCAGTAAAATAATTTTCGTCACGAACGGTCATTTTTTTCCTCCGTTTTCAAGAGTGCAGCGCGCTCAGAGCGAATGAGCAGCTTCCCCTGCACCAGCAATAGAAATGTACGCACCAGTAGTAAGGCGATAATGGCGTTAGTGAAAATAAACAGGGGAAGCGCCAGCACATGGAAAAGCCCCGATTCACTGCTGTGACCAAGGTGTAATCCCGTGGTCGCCAGCGCAGAAACGCCGAAAGAAAAGCTCCAGAAGGAGGCATTAAACGGTTGTGATAAATACCAGGGCATTAATCGCAGCATAAATAAAAGCTGCAGCAGACCATAGCCGAATAACATTTTCGCTACTGTGTCGCCCTCCCCGCCATTCACACTTAGCCAGGCGCTACAGGCAACCAGCGCAGGCGCCAGTT
The Salmonella bongori NCTC 12419 DNA segment above includes these coding regions:
- a CDS encoding cytochrome ubiquinol oxidase subunit I codes for the protein MFGLDAFHLARIQFAFTVSFHIIFPAITIGLASYLAVLEGLWLKTKNPVWRSLYHFWSKIFAVNFGMGVVSGLVMAYQFGTNWSGFSEFAGSITGPLLTYEVLTAFFLEAGFLGVMLFGWNRVGPGLHFFSTCMVALGTLMSTFWILASNSWMQTPQGYEIVNGQVVPVDWFAVIFNPSFPYRLLHMTVAAFLSSALFVGASAAWHLLRGAHTPAIRAMFSMALWMTLLVAPLQAVIGDMHGLNTLKHQPAKIAAIEGHWENFPGEPTPLFLFGWPDMEQERTRYGLAIPALGSLILTHSLDKQVPALKEFPKEDRPNSAMVFWSFRIMAGLGMLMILLGVCALWLRHKQRLYTSRPFLRFALWMGPSGLIAILAGWVTTEVGRQPWVVYGLQRTQDAVSAHGDLHMSISLLTFFVVYSAVFGVGYSYMIRLIRKGPQENDDAIPATGTPARPLSAAVLDAPHEGER
- the cydB gene encoding cytochrome d ubiquinol oxidase subunit II, which encodes MGMDLSVIWFVIIVFATLMYIVMDGFDLGIGILFPAVQNADDRDVMVNSVAPVWDGNETWLVLGGAGLFGAFPLAYAVIIDALTIPLTLMLIGLIFRGVAFEFRFKATPAHRPFWDKAFSGGSFLATFTQGIVVGAVINGFTVTGRAYSGGPFDWLTPFTLFCGLGLVVAYALLGATWLVMKSENPLQDEMRSIAKKLLIALLLTIVIISLWTPIAHHAIAERWFTLPNLWFLMPVPLFVALFSSGLWRSLNQQHHHALPFILTLGLTFLGFSGLGISIWPHIIPPSITLWQAAAPAQSQGFMLVGALLIIPIILVYTFWSYYVFRGKVQHGEGYH
- a CDS encoding DUF2474 domain-containing protein, translating into MRHEIWKRLLWMVILWGGSVLALTVVGMFFRLLMTAAGFKS
- a CDS encoding DUF2554 family protein, with translation MFTKALSVVLLTCALFSGQLLAKQQGHECVWFATGGHQLRHEADSDELRAAAEESAEGLREHHNWQKSRKPDSHFR
- a CDS encoding peptidase U32 family protein; its protein translation is MRQQPHHLELLSPARDAAIAREAILHGADAVYIGGPGFGARHNASNSLRDIADLVPFAHRYGAKIFVTLNTILHDDELEPAQRLITDLYETGVDALIVQDMGILELDIPPIELHASTQCDIRSVEKAKFLADVGFSQIVLARELNLSQIAAIHQATDATIEFFIHGALCVAYSGQCYISHAQTGRSANRGDCSQACRLPYTLKDDQGRVVSYEKHLLSMKDNDQTANLSALIDAGVRSFKIEGRYKDMSYVKNITAHYRQMLDAIIEQRDDLARASAGRTEHFFIPSTEKTFHRGSTDYFVNARKGDIGAFDSPKFIGLPVGEVLNVAKDYLDVAATEPLANGDGLNVLIKREVVGFRANTVEKMGHHRYRVWPNEMPADLHKVRPHHPLNRNLDHHWQQALTKPSSERRVAVDITLGGWQEQLILTLTSEDGVSVTHTLDGPFAKANNPEKASDNLKDSLAKLGQTLYYARDVQVALPMALFVPNSLLNQFRREATDMLDTARLAHYQRGRRKPVAQPAPVYPQTHLSFLANVYNHKAREFYHRYGVQLIDAAYEAHQEKGDVPVMITKHCLRFAFNLCPKQAKGNIKSWKATPMQLVHGDEVLTLKFDCRPCEMHVIGKIKNHILKMPQPGSIVASVSPEALMKTLPKRREV
- a CDS encoding helix-turn-helix domain-containing protein; translated protein: MDNLTHYLATTLRALRQQRGWSLSRLADVCGVSKAMLGQIERNESSPTVATLWKIATGMNVPFSIFISPPQAEFPPAFDPQQQAMVITPLFPWDPELCFDHFSILLAPGAVSESTPHKSGVIEHVVVIQGRLDMCTGGAWQTIDTGKGLRFAGDEAHTYRNSSDQTVHFHSLIHYPRD
- a CDS encoding benzoate/H(+) symporter BenE family transporter, whose amino-acid sequence is MRLVSLPLPTLLSGLVAVLVGYASSAALIWQAALATGATAEEIAGWMTALGIAMGISTLVLTLWYRAPVLTAWSTPGAALLVTGLQGVSLPDAVGIFIVANALIVLCGVTGLFARLMRIIPHSLAAAMLAGILLRFGLQAFGTLNEEFLISGSMLLAWLLFKVSAPRYAVIAAMLAGILTAFIQGKLTVSGVHFAPALPVFVAPHFSLAHSLSVAVPLFLVTMASQNAPGVATMKASGYQLPVSPLIVFTGVMALLLSPFGVYSICIAAITAAICQSPDAHPDPKCRWLAAAAAGVFYLLAGWLGGSITSLMAALPVSWVQMLAGLALLNTISGSLYQALTNEKERDAAIIAFLVTASGLTLTGIGSAFWGVIAGGIGYVILTRCRRLLLPG
- a CDS encoding DUF3313 domain-containing protein; translated protein: MRTHTLFKVAVLTGLLALSGCASKITQPDKYSGFLKNYSDLKETTSATGKPVLRWVDPNFNDSHYDSIVYNPITYYPVPKPTTQVGQQVLDKLLAYTNTKVKSAIEQRKPLVTKPGPRSLIFRGAITGVDTSKEGLQFYEVIPVALIVAGTQMATGHRTMDTHLYFEGELIDAATNKPVVKVVRQGEGQDLSNANTPMAFDTLKQVVDDMATDTSMFDVNKK
- the tehB gene encoding tellurite resistance methyltransferase TehB, giving the protein MTVRDENYFTEKYGLTRTHSEVLAAAKVVAPGRTLDLGCGNGRNSLYLAANGYDVTAWDKNPVSMANLERIKATEGLDNLQTSIVDLNTLSFDGEYDFILSTVVMMFLEAQTIPGLLANMQRCTKPGGYNLIVAAMDTEDFPCTVGFPFAFKEGELRRYYEGWDMLKYNEDVGELHRTDENGNRIKLRFATMLARKPV